Proteins co-encoded in one Sulfurospirillum arsenophilum NBRC 109478 genomic window:
- the csrA gene encoding carbon storage regulator CsrA: protein MLILTRKIGEGVVLNENITVRVIEISKGVVKLGFDAPKNMLILREELERAIKESNIEASKSTDHSALSSLSEKFK from the coding sequence ATGTTAATACTCACACGAAAAATTGGAGAGGGTGTTGTTTTAAATGAGAATATAACGGTGCGTGTCATTGAAATCTCAAAAGGTGTTGTCAAATTAGGCTTTGATGCACCCAAAAACATGCTCATTCTTCGCGAAGAGCTAGAACGTGCCATTAAAGAGTCCAATATTGAGGCAAGTAAAAGTACCGACCATAGTGCTCTTTCAAGCCTCAGTGAGAAATTTAA